GTTTGGCACGGCTCGCTCCACGAGGGCAGCGGCAGCATGAGCACCGGCAGTGGCGCCTTCGAGGGCGGCTACTCCTTCGGCTCGCGCTTCCAGGAGGCGGCCGGCACCAATCCCGAGGAACTGGTCGGCGCTGCCCACGCCGGCTGCTTCTCCATGGCCCTGGCCGCAGGCCTGTCCCGCGCCGGCTTCAAGCCCGAGCGCATCGACACCCGCGCCAACGTGCACCTCGAAAAGGTAGGCGAAGGCTTCCAGATCACGCGCATCGAGCTGGACACCGCGGGCACGGTGCCCGGCATTGACGAGGCCACGTTCCGCAAGCATGCGCAGGACGCCAAGGCTAACTGCCCCGTCTCGAATCTCTACAAGGGTGCCGAGATCGCCCTGAACGCTCGACTCCAGGGGTAGGCAAGGCCAGGATCTCGGGAATTTCTGGCAGGCTGGCCGGTTCCTTGTTTACGCTGATGCCGCCTCCTCCGCCGCCGGCGCACTCTCGGCGCCTGCGCCGCCGTCGCGCTCACCCCGTGGACGTCCCGGCCCGAGCCGGGCGCGCTCCGGCCGCAGGGCGAGCAGCGGGCGAAGCGCCGCGGC
This genomic stretch from Gemmatimonadota bacterium harbors:
- a CDS encoding OsmC family peroxiredoxin, whose protein sequence is VWHGSLHEGSGSMSTGSGAFEGGYSFGSRFQEAAGTNPEELVGAAHAGCFSMALAAGLSRAGFKPERIDTRANVHLEKVGEGFQITRIELDTAGTVPGIDEATFRKHAQDAKANCPVSNLYKGAEIALNARLQG